In a single window of the Microbacterium sp. Root61 genome:
- the paaK gene encoding phenylacetate--CoA ligase PaaK yields MLEDAGAENLDPEECMSRAEIEALQLERLQWTVRHAYENVPLYTRKLDEAGVKPTDIRSLEDLRRLPFTTKEDLRQTYPFGMFAVPMGRVRRIHASSGTTGRPTVVGYTQTDLDNWATLVARSLRASGVRPGMKVHNAYGYGLFTGGLGAHAGIEKLGATVIPVSGGQTARQVQLIRDFEPDVIMCTPSYLLTIADAMEGAGIDPRSTSLKVAILGAEPWTNQMRAELERRLGIDAVDIYGLSEVMGPGVGNECIETKDGPHLWEDHFLPEVIDEDGEPLPDGERGELVFTSLTKEAFPVLRYRTRDLTRLLPGTARPGMRRMEKITGRNDDMIILRGVNIFPTQIEELVLGIETLTPHFVIELTREGGRDAMTVRIERHPNLNRETCQAATVVLAQRIKTHIGSTVAVQLEEPGALPRSEGKYKRVYDLR; encoded by the coding sequence ATGCTCGAGGACGCCGGGGCGGAGAACCTCGACCCCGAGGAGTGCATGAGCCGCGCCGAGATCGAGGCGCTGCAGCTCGAACGACTGCAATGGACCGTGCGGCACGCGTACGAGAACGTGCCGCTGTACACCCGCAAGCTCGACGAGGCGGGTGTGAAGCCCACCGACATCCGCTCGCTCGAGGATCTGCGTCGACTGCCCTTCACGACGAAGGAGGACCTGCGCCAGACCTACCCGTTCGGGATGTTCGCGGTGCCGATGGGCCGGGTGCGCCGCATCCACGCGTCGTCCGGCACCACGGGACGCCCGACCGTCGTCGGCTACACGCAGACCGACCTCGACAACTGGGCCACCTTGGTCGCGCGCTCGCTGCGGGCGAGCGGGGTGCGGCCCGGCATGAAGGTGCACAACGCCTACGGATACGGGCTGTTCACCGGGGGACTGGGCGCGCACGCCGGCATCGAGAAGCTCGGTGCGACAGTCATCCCCGTCTCCGGCGGTCAGACGGCGCGTCAGGTGCAGCTCATCCGCGACTTCGAGCCGGACGTCATCATGTGCACGCCGAGCTACCTGCTCACGATCGCCGACGCCATGGAAGGCGCCGGCATCGACCCCCGCAGCACCTCACTGAAGGTCGCGATCCTCGGAGCCGAGCCCTGGACCAATCAGATGCGCGCCGAGCTCGAACGGCGCCTCGGCATCGATGCGGTGGACATCTACGGGCTCAGTGAGGTGATGGGCCCCGGTGTCGGGAACGAGTGCATCGAGACGAAGGACGGCCCGCACCTGTGGGAGGACCACTTCCTGCCGGAGGTCATCGACGAGGACGGCGAGCCGCTGCCGGACGGGGAGCGGGGCGAGCTGGTGTTCACGTCGCTGACCAAAGAGGCGTTCCCGGTGCTGCGCTATCGCACGCGGGACCTCACGCGCCTCCTGCCGGGCACCGCCCGACCCGGGATGCGGCGCATGGAGAAGATCACCGGGCGCAACGACGACATGATCATCCTGCGCGGCGTGAACATCTTTCCGACGCAGATCGAGGAGCTCGTGCTCGGCATCGAGACGCTCACTCCGCACTTCGTCATCGAGCTCACCCGTGAGGGCGGGCGCGACGCGATGACGGTGCGCATCGAGCGGCATCCGAATCTGAACCGCGAGACGTGCCAGGCGGCCACCGTGGTGCTCGCGCAGCGCATCAAGACGCACATCGGATCCACCGTCGCGGTGCAGCTCGAAGAGCCGGGCGCCCTGCCGCGCAGCGAGGGCAAGTACAAGCGGGTCTACGACCTGCGCTGA
- the paaA gene encoding 1,2-phenylacetyl-CoA epoxidase subunit PaaA yields the protein MMTAPDLTVVTGDESVELAAFDALIAAEQRIEPRDWMPDAYRKTLIRQISQHGHSEIIGMQPEGNWITRAPSLKRKAILMAKVQDEAGHGLYLYSAAQTLGITRDEMTEQLIAGRAKYSSIFNYPTPTWADMGAIGWLVDGAAICNQVPLCRASYGPYGRAMVRICKEESFHQRQGFEILLSLMQGTAAQQEMAQDAVNRWYWPSLMMFGPPDDQSPNSAQSTAWKIKRFSNDELRQRFLGMLVPQAEVLGVTLPDPELRWDEDAQRWHMSEIDWTEFHEVLAGRGPMNAERLKNRREAHEQGAWVREAAVEYARKQAEKVAAA from the coding sequence ATGATGACTGCCCCCGATCTGACCGTGGTCACCGGCGACGAGTCCGTCGAACTCGCGGCATTCGACGCCCTCATCGCGGCGGAGCAGCGCATCGAACCGCGGGACTGGATGCCGGACGCGTACCGCAAGACGCTCATCCGGCAGATCTCCCAGCACGGGCACTCCGAGATCATCGGCATGCAGCCCGAGGGCAACTGGATCACGCGTGCCCCGAGCCTCAAGCGCAAGGCGATCCTCATGGCCAAGGTGCAGGACGAGGCTGGCCACGGGCTGTACCTGTACTCGGCCGCGCAGACCCTCGGCATCACGCGCGACGAGATGACCGAGCAGCTGATCGCCGGACGCGCCAAGTACTCGTCGATCTTCAACTACCCGACCCCGACCTGGGCCGACATGGGAGCGATCGGCTGGCTCGTGGACGGCGCCGCGATCTGCAACCAGGTGCCGCTGTGCCGGGCGTCGTACGGACCATACGGCCGCGCGATGGTGCGCATCTGCAAGGAGGAGTCGTTCCACCAGCGGCAGGGCTTCGAGATCCTGCTGTCGTTGATGCAGGGCACCGCGGCGCAGCAGGAGATGGCTCAGGATGCCGTGAACCGCTGGTACTGGCCGTCGCTGATGATGTTCGGCCCGCCCGATGACCAGTCGCCCAACTCGGCGCAGTCGACCGCGTGGAAGATCAAGCGGTTCTCCAACGACGAGCTGCGCCAGCGGTTCCTCGGGATGCTGGTGCCCCAGGCCGAGGTGCTGGGCGTGACGCTGCCCGACCCGGAGCTCCGCTGGGACGAGGACGCGCAGCGCTGGCACATGAGCGAGATCGACTGGACCGAGTTCCACGAGGTGCTCGCCGGCCGCGGCCCGATGAACGCCGAGCGGCTCAAGAACCGTCGCGAGGCGCACGAGCAGGGCGCGTGGGTGCGCGAAGCCGCCGTCGAGTACGCCCGCAAGCAGGCCGAGAAGGTGGCAGCAGCATGA
- the paaB gene encoding 1,2-phenylacetyl-CoA epoxidase subunit PaaB, with the protein MTSPGVSPHETWPLWEVFVRASRGLSHVHAGSLHAPDAELALRNARDLYTRRGEGTSVWVVPSDAITTSDPDAKGAFFESPAGKNYRHASYYTASEGVPHL; encoded by the coding sequence ATGACGTCGCCGGGAGTGTCGCCGCACGAGACATGGCCGCTGTGGGAGGTGTTCGTGCGCGCGAGTCGAGGACTCAGCCACGTGCACGCCGGCTCGCTGCACGCACCGGACGCCGAGCTCGCGCTGCGCAACGCGCGCGACCTGTACACGCGGCGCGGCGAGGGCACGTCGGTGTGGGTGGTGCCCTCCGACGCGATCACCACGAGTGACCCCGATGCGAAGGGCGCGTTCTTCGAGAGCCCCGCGGGGAAGAACTACCGCCACGCCTCGTACTACACCGCCTCGGAGGGGGTGCCGCACCTGTGA
- the paaC gene encoding 1,2-phenylacetyl-CoA epoxidase subunit PaaC — protein sequence MGDAVATADVAEYALWLGDDALILAQQLGGWIARAPELEEDVALANIALDLLGHARSLLRYAGTSDGRTEDDLAYWRDEPQFRSAWLFEQPNGDFAQTIARQLAASVYQFELYSALQQSADETLAAIAAKAVKEVEYHRDHAVQWTLRLAGGTDESRARMTRAVGDVWPYVDELFRDEPLIDRLAGIAVRPSALRPGFDAVIDAVFAEAGLVVPDGFRSSGGGRRGQHFSSMGYLLAEMQVLARQHRGATW from the coding sequence ATGGGCGATGCCGTCGCCACGGCCGACGTCGCCGAGTACGCCCTGTGGCTCGGCGACGATGCGCTGATCCTGGCGCAGCAGCTCGGCGGCTGGATCGCGCGCGCCCCCGAGCTCGAGGAGGACGTGGCGCTCGCCAACATCGCGCTCGATCTGCTCGGACACGCCCGCTCGCTGCTGCGCTACGCCGGCACGTCCGACGGGCGGACCGAGGACGACCTCGCGTATTGGCGCGACGAGCCGCAGTTCCGCAGTGCCTGGCTCTTCGAGCAGCCGAACGGCGACTTCGCGCAGACCATCGCACGCCAGCTCGCGGCATCCGTCTACCAGTTCGAGCTGTACTCGGCGCTGCAGCAGTCCGCCGACGAGACGCTGGCCGCGATCGCGGCGAAGGCCGTCAAGGAGGTCGAGTACCACCGCGATCACGCCGTGCAGTGGACCCTGCGCCTCGCGGGCGGCACCGACGAGTCCCGGGCCCGCATGACGCGTGCCGTCGGCGACGTCTGGCCGTACGTCGACGAGCTGTTCCGCGACGAGCCGCTGATCGATCGGCTCGCGGGCATCGCCGTGCGTCCGTCGGCGCTGCGCCCCGGTTTCGACGCCGTGATCGACGCGGTGTTCGCCGAGGCCGGTCTCGTCGTGCCGGACGGCTTCCGCTCATCCGGCGGAGGCCGCCGCGGACAGCACTTCTCGAGCATGGGCTACCTGCTCGCCGAGATGCAGGTGCTCGCGAGGCAGCACCGGGGGGCGACATGGTGA